A genomic stretch from Spirochaetota bacterium includes:
- a CDS encoding NAD(P)H-hydrate dehydratase produces MKVVKAEEMQRIDKISIEQIGIPGEVLMGYAGKSIADFIEDNLACKKSVAVFSGTGNNGGDGFVIGYLLSNKGFNVDIYIAGSMGRVSETSRIYLNVCMNYGVEIIEVGDNAVLREVDLERYDLIIDALLGTGFRGSVRGIIKDIIEMINNCGIMILSVDIPSGLPSNGEAPDGVVIKADYTVTIGLPKVSLVIYPGRRYTGELHVSDIGFPSTITNSSELRIELIDNSFVKKRLDFARDCDAHKGMIGHLLLIGGFDEMEGAIIMAAMSAFETGIGLSTLLTTKKARSVIAGKIPELITRSLDTLGLPDLQECVKDNDENYNEEDRDLCRSIESDLESFFNEDRRYDVLLIGPGMGRSRLSSIVFNTVIDKLSSYNIKSVIIDGDGLYHLSKYLKVTKLPEDITFAITPHFYEASRLMGRSVDEIKKNRLDAAIELSRLTSAVVLLKGPSTIVTDGTETLINTSGNPSLATAGSGDVLSGIIGALLLKDISSLDAAGIGAYVHGRAADICVMENGIDLLKATDVIDHIRSVFV; encoded by the coding sequence ATGAAGGTTGTAAAGGCTGAGGAGATGCAGAGGATTGATAAGATATCTATTGAGCAAATAGGTATTCCTGGCGAGGTATTAATGGGATATGCTGGGAAATCAATTGCAGATTTTATCGAGGATAATCTTGCTTGTAAAAAGAGTGTAGCGGTTTTTTCCGGCACTGGAAACAATGGCGGAGATGGATTTGTTATTGGATATCTATTGTCTAACAAGGGTTTTAATGTTGACATATATATTGCAGGCAGCATGGGGAGGGTTTCAGAGACCTCTAGGATATATCTTAATGTGTGTATGAATTATGGAGTTGAGATTATTGAAGTGGGGGATAATGCAGTTCTTAGGGAGGTGGATTTAGAGAGATATGATCTCATCATAGATGCTCTATTGGGAACAGGCTTCAGGGGAAGTGTAAGGGGAATAATCAAGGATATCATAGAAATGATCAATAACTGTGGTATAATGATACTATCAGTAGATATTCCCAGCGGATTACCATCAAATGGGGAAGCTCCGGATGGGGTGGTAATTAAGGCTGATTATACAGTAACGATTGGACTTCCAAAGGTGTCTTTAGTAATATATCCTGGCAGAAGGTATACAGGAGAGTTGCATGTCTCTGATATTGGATTCCCTTCTACAATTACTAATTCCAGTGAATTGAGAATTGAGCTTATAGACAACAGCTTTGTGAAGAAAAGGTTAGATTTCGCCAGAGATTGCGATGCTCATAAGGGGATGATCGGGCATCTCCTCCTCATAGGCGGATTTGATGAAATGGAGGGCGCCATAATTATGGCTGCTATGTCTGCTTTTGAGACCGGCATCGGCCTTTCTACTCTGCTGACAACTAAAAAGGCAAGATCAGTAATTGCTGGCAAAATCCCTGAACTAATTACTAGGTCCTTGGATACTCTAGGCCTACCTGATTTACAGGAGTGCGTCAAAGATAATGATGAGAATTACAATGAAGAGGATAGGGATCTCTGCCGAAGTATAGAAAGCGATTTGGAGTCCTTTTTTAATGAAGATAGACGATATGATGTTCTCTTGATCGGCCCTGGTATGGGAAGGAGTAGATTGTCTTCAATAGTCTTTAATACAGTAATTGATAAATTATCCTCTTATAACATAAAAAGTGTAATAATAGATGGTGATGGTCTATATCATCTCTCAAAATACCTGAAGGTAACAAAACTACCTGAGGACATCACCTTTGCTATCACCCCACATTTTTATGAGGCTTCAAGATTGATGGGAAGATCTGTAGATGAGATAAAAAAAAATAGATTGGATGCTGCCATTGAATTATCAAGGTTGACATCAGCGGTGGTTCTTCTAAAAGGACCATCAACTATTGTGACAGATGGCACAGAAACATTGATTAATACTAGTGGAAATCCTTCCCTTGCGACTGCTGGTTCTGGAGATGTCCTTTCTGGCATTATTGGTGCATTGCTCTTAAAGGATATATCATCTTTAGATGCCGCAGGGATAGGGGCATATGTACATGGAAGGGCTGCGGATATATGTGTTATGGAGAATGGGATTGACCTTCTGAAGGCAACGGATGTAATTGATCATATTAGAAGTGTGTTCGTGTAA
- the xth gene encoding exodeoxyribonuclease III: protein MKIASFNANSIRARIHVIIRWIEKERPDVLCLQETKAKDSDFPLKAIESTGYDVVYKGEKSYNGVATLSRLPFEGVSYGFDGDGNDEGTRLIVTQVKGIPVVNTYIPQGTDPSSDRFQYKLKWFDRLLQFFDKNYTKNNPLLWLGDINVAPMEIDVHDPVRLLGRVGFHPDEHRALQRVKDWGFVDVFRKHKEGAGEYTFWDYRVRDAVKRGIGWRVDHILATKPLADRSVDAWIDVEPRLWEKPSDHTFLVAEFRE, encoded by the coding sequence ATGAAGATCGCGAGTTTTAATGCCAACTCAATCAGGGCCAGGATTCATGTAATAATTAGATGGATTGAGAAGGAGAGGCCAGATGTATTATGCCTTCAGGAAACAAAGGCTAAGGATAGCGATTTCCCCCTTAAAGCGATCGAATCCACTGGTTATGATGTGGTATACAAGGGTGAAAAATCCTATAATGGTGTGGCTACATTGAGTAGATTGCCCTTTGAAGGGGTATCCTATGGTTTTGATGGCGATGGAAATGATGAGGGCACGCGACTAATCGTGACTCAGGTTAAGGGGATACCTGTTGTAAATACCTATATTCCGCAGGGCACAGATCCTTCTTCGGATAGGTTTCAATATAAGCTGAAATGGTTTGATCGGTTGCTCCAATTTTTTGATAAAAATTATACTAAAAATAATCCTTTATTATGGCTGGGCGATATCAATGTGGCTCCAATGGAGATAGATGTGCATGACCCTGTAAGACTCCTTGGTCGAGTGGGATTTCATCCGGATGAGCACAGAGCGCTGCAGAGGGTCAAGGATTGGGGTTTTGTCGATGTTTTCAGGAAACACAAGGAGGGTGCAGGGGAGTATACCTTCTGGGACTACAGAGTGCGGGATGCTGTAAAGAGGGGAATTGGTTGGAGGGTGGATCATATCTTGGCTACAAAACCTCTTGCCGATAGATCAGTTGATGCATGGATAGATGTTGAGCCTAGGCTATGGGAGAAACCCTCAGATCATACCTTTCTAGTTGCTGAATTTAGGGAATAA
- a CDS encoding TIM barrel protein, whose amino-acid sequence MKNSDFLSGTNRNIFINMPIRKIDDRYMELIESHRFNLEIGIDYYSLDHYSSKDFGYLADRLLNLGITMTVHAPFNELFLGSPDRLIREASLSRIDSAFDAMFYFSPISVVLHLNYEEKRFGYMYDEWFSYIIPNLIRYAEKCDKMGAILVIENVYEETPDVISSVIERMHGYPVYHCIDVGHINAFSRLDVKEWIDMIGKHIRHFHLHDNDGSKDAHDPIGKGNIDFTMIVDFIDQMKQPPIITLEPHTEEDLWSTLEGATRIALL is encoded by the coding sequence ATGAAAAATAGTGATTTTTTATCAGGCACAAATAGGAATATTTTCATCAACATGCCTATCAGGAAAATCGATGATAGATATATGGAATTGATAGAGTCACATCGTTTTAACCTTGAAATAGGGATAGATTATTATTCTCTAGATCATTACTCGAGTAAAGACTTTGGATATCTCGCGGATAGGCTATTGAATCTCGGTATAACAATGACAGTTCATGCCCCTTTTAATGAATTATTTCTTGGCAGTCCTGACAGGTTGATCAGGGAGGCTTCATTGAGTAGAATAGATTCTGCCTTTGATGCTATGTTCTACTTCTCTCCAATCTCTGTTGTCCTCCATCTTAATTATGAAGAGAAGCGCTTTGGATATATGTATGATGAATGGTTTTCGTATATTATTCCAAATCTTATAAGGTATGCTGAAAAATGCGATAAGATGGGAGCAATTTTAGTGATTGAAAACGTATATGAGGAGACTCCTGATGTTATCTCCAGTGTTATTGAGAGGATGCATGGTTATCCTGTTTATCACTGTATTGATGTGGGGCATATCAACGCTTTTTCAAGACTCGATGTGAAGGAGTGGATTGATATGATTGGGAAGCATATCAGGCACTTTCATCTACATGATAATGATGGAAGTAAAGATGCTCATGATCCCATTGGCAAAGGTAATATCGATTTTACAATGATCGTTGATTTCATTGATCAGATGAAGCAACCCCCAATTATAACTCTAGAACCCCATACGGAGGAGGATCTTTGGAGCACTTTAGAGGGAGCGACGAGGATTGCTTTATTATAA